The following proteins are co-located in the Coleofasciculus sp. FACHB-T130 genome:
- a CDS encoding EAL domain-containing protein: protein MPSHEAGRLKALQQYEILDTAPEQAFDDLARVAAHICGTPIALISLVDANRQWFKSKVGVEVSETPRDIAFCSHAILQSDLFIVSDALADQRFATNPLVTTDPNIRFYAGAPLITPAGYALGTLCAIDFVPRQLKPEQQEALLSLSRQVVAQLELRRNLVNMRQAIAERLQAESLLASQKRVLEMIARGDSLNSVLNVLCRNIEKHSSKMRCSVLLLDENGSNLRHAAAPSLPESYNRALDGIAIGSRVVSCGTAAYWKEPVIVSDIAIDPLWQDYRELALSNELRACWSTPILNSDGKVLGTFAMYDSQPCTPNSYDLQLIEIATNLAGIAIERQRTETALQKAHEKLENRVWERTQELEKANRTLQAEMEERQRAEAARRASEERFFKAFRSTPDAITISTLAEGRLIEVNDSLLNITGYTREEIIGRTTVELKIWANQEQRDRMKQILLEEGSVRNIEFTFLTKSGEARVALLSAEIIDFDNQQCLLAVSRDITSRKQAEEALRVQQEFLRNVIDSTPNLIFVKDWDGKFTLVNKALASIYGTTVENLLGKTDADFNPNFEEVERFLSDDREVIIGETEKIISEETLTDSTGNVRWFQTTKKSLVSPDGKARQVLGVATDISDRKLVEDLLIHDAFHDKLTGLANRALFMERLGHLVELTKRRQDYLFAVLFLDLDRFKVINDSLGHTIGDQLLVEIAYRLQRCLRPGDMVARLGGDEFTILLEDIQDVSDATRVANQIQNELALPFNLNGQEVFTSASIGIAFNTTDSHQPQDLLRDADIAMYRAKALGRARHEVFDMTMHTHAVELLQLVTDLRQAVNRQEFLLHYQPIVSLSTGQITGFEALARWQHPERGLISPAEFIPVAEETGLIVPIGWWVLQEACRQMYVWQKQLVNDSSSGVPGNKPLTINHQPLTISVNLSSKQFTQPHLAQAIHQILEETGLDPGCLRLEITESAVMENAESAIATLLQLKKLGVQIYIDDFGTGYSSLSYLHRFPIDTLKIDRSFVGRMSSDSENWEIVRTIITLAHNLGLDVVAEGVETAEQLAQLRTLQCEYGQGYFFSRPLDVASVETFMAAEHQW, encoded by the coding sequence ATGCCTAGCCATGAAGCAGGAAGGCTGAAAGCCCTCCAGCAGTATGAGATTCTTGATACGGCTCCCGAACAGGCTTTCGACGATCTAGCTCGTGTGGCTGCACATATTTGCGGAACACCGATTGCGCTAATCAGCCTCGTCGATGCGAATCGGCAGTGGTTCAAGTCAAAAGTCGGTGTGGAAGTATCAGAAACACCGCGAGATATCGCCTTTTGCTCCCATGCTATTCTGCAATCCGATTTGTTTATCGTCTCAGATGCATTAGCCGACCAACGGTTTGCCACGAACCCTTTGGTAACGACTGACCCCAATATCCGCTTTTATGCAGGTGCGCCTTTAATCACACCCGCCGGTTATGCGCTGGGAACGCTGTGCGCGATCGACTTTGTGCCGCGTCAACTCAAGCCTGAGCAGCAAGAAGCCCTCTTATCACTGAGTCGTCAGGTCGTAGCGCAACTAGAACTAAGACGTAATTTAGTAAATATGCGACAAGCGATCGCTGAGCGCTTGCAAGCAGAAAGTCTCTTAGCTAGTCAGAAGCGTGTACTGGAAATGATTGCTAGAGGAGACTCTCTCAATAGCGTCCTGAACGTCTTATGCCGCAATATTGAGAAACATTCCAGTAAAATGCGATGTTCCGTTCTACTTCTGGATGAAAATGGGAGCAATCTCCGCCATGCCGCAGCACCTAGTCTTCCAGAAAGCTATAATCGTGCCCTTGACGGAATCGCCATTGGGTCGCGTGTTGTTTCTTGCGGGACAGCTGCCTATTGGAAAGAGCCTGTAATTGTCTCAGATATTGCCATCGATCCGTTGTGGCAAGATTACCGCGAGTTAGCGTTGAGCAACGAACTGCGAGCTTGTTGGTCTACACCAATTCTTAATTCGGATGGCAAGGTGTTGGGTACTTTTGCCATGTACGACTCCCAGCCTTGCACCCCTAATTCTTATGATTTACAACTGATTGAAATAGCAACAAACTTAGCAGGAATTGCCATTGAGCGCCAGCGGACAGAAACCGCACTCCAGAAAGCGCACGAAAAGCTAGAAAATCGGGTTTGGGAACGAACCCAAGAGCTAGAAAAAGCGAATCGGACATTACAAGCCGAAATGGAAGAGCGCCAGCGAGCAGAAGCGGCGCGGCGGGCATCAGAAGAAAGATTCTTTAAAGCCTTTCGTTCCACTCCTGACGCAATCACTATCAGTACGCTGGCAGAGGGACGCCTTATTGAAGTCAACGATAGCTTGCTAAACATTACTGGTTATACCCGCGAAGAAATCATCGGTCGCACCACAGTTGAGCTGAAGATTTGGGCAAATCAGGAGCAGCGCGATCGCATGAAGCAGATATTGCTGGAGGAAGGGTCTGTTCGCAACATAGAATTTACCTTCCTTACAAAATCAGGTGAGGCGCGTGTGGCATTACTATCAGCAGAGATTATTGACTTTGACAATCAGCAATGTCTCCTCGCTGTGAGCCGAGATATTACCAGCCGCAAGCAAGCGGAAGAAGCACTTAGAGTACAACAAGAGTTTCTTCGCAATGTGATTGACTCCACCCCAAATTTAATTTTTGTCAAAGACTGGGACGGAAAATTTACTCTGGTTAACAAAGCATTAGCAAGTATTTATGGAACAACCGTTGAAAATTTGCTTGGCAAAACCGATGCAGATTTCAATCCGAATTTTGAGGAAGTAGAACGGTTTCTCTCTGATGACAGAGAAGTGATAATAGGAGAAACGGAAAAAATCATTTCTGAGGAGACCCTCACCGACTCTACAGGCAACGTGCGTTGGTTTCAAACCACCAAGAAATCTCTAGTCTCACCAGATGGGAAAGCCCGACAAGTGCTGGGTGTTGCCACAGATATTAGCGATCGCAAACTGGTAGAGGATCTATTAATCCACGATGCCTTTCACGATAAGCTGACAGGTTTAGCCAACCGCGCTCTATTCATGGAGCGGCTCGGACATTTGGTTGAGCTGACAAAACGGCGTCAAGATTACTTGTTTGCTGTACTGTTTCTGGATCTCGATCGCTTTAAGGTGATTAATGACAGCCTTGGACATACAATCGGCGATCAACTACTTGTCGAAATCGCTTACAGGCTCCAGAGGTGTCTGCGTCCTGGAGATATGGTTGCCCGTCTTGGGGGAGATGAGTTCACGATTCTTCTAGAAGATATTCAAGATGTGAGTGACGCCACCCGCGTTGCGAACCAAATTCAAAATGAACTCGCTTTACCTTTTAACCTAAACGGGCAGGAAGTCTTTACCAGTGCCAGTATTGGCATTGCCTTTAACACTACAGATTCTCACCAGCCGCAAGACCTCTTACGCGATGCCGACATTGCCATGTATCGTGCTAAGGCATTGGGTAGAGCGCGTCATGAGGTCTTCGACATGACGATGCACACTCACGCTGTGGAACTTTTGCAGTTAGTAACTGACTTGAGGCAGGCTGTTAATCGCCAAGAGTTTCTACTTCACTACCAGCCCATTGTTTCGCTCTCCACAGGTCAAATTACTGGATTTGAAGCTCTAGCGCGCTGGCAGCATCCAGAACGCGGTTTGATTTCTCCAGCTGAGTTTATTCCAGTAGCAGAAGAAACTGGACTAATCGTTCCTATCGGTTGGTGGGTATTACAGGAAGCGTGCCGTCAGATGTATGTATGGCAAAAACAACTTGTTAATGATTCATCATCCGGTGTTCCTGGCAACAAACCATTAACCATCAACCATCAACCATTAACTATTAGCGTAAATCTATCGAGCAAACAGTTTACGCAACCTCATCTCGCTCAAGCAATCCATCAGATTTTAGAGGAAACAGGTTTAGATCCTGGCTGTTTGCGGTTAGAAATCACTGAAAGCGCGGTGATGGAAAATGCTGAATCTGCGATCGCGACCCTCTTACAATTAAAAAAACTAGGCGTCCAGATATATATTGATGACTTCGGCACAGGTTATTCATCTTTAAGCTATCTGCACCGATTTCCGATTGATACGTTGAAAATTGACCGTTCTTTCGTCGGTAGAATGAGCAGTGATAGCGAGAATTGGGAGATTGTCCGTACCATTATCACACTGGCTCACAACTTGGGTTTGGATGTGGTGGCAGAAGGAGTAGAAACAGCAGAGCAACTTGCCCAACTCAGAACCCTGCAATGCGAGTATGGACAAGGTTACTTTTTCTCCCGACCTCTGGATGTTGCATCTGTCGAGACATTCATGGCGGCAGAGCATCAGTGGTGA
- a CDS encoding PAS domain S-box protein codes for MSKDFIPHGHCYLWKPGLVWLHITSDILIAVAYYSIPIMLVYFVSKRRDMPFYGIFLLFGTFIVACGTTHLAEVATLWHPYYWLSGFLKAFTAGVSVYTALMLMPLIPQALAFPSPALLETANNTLEKEIAERQATEEELRKLTLELERRVEERTAALQSANILLQQEIVERQQTEAALRESEAQYRRIVETTTEGIWVLDTAGNTSFANNQMAQMLGYTIPEMLGQTLFAFMDEEGQAIAIAQMERRRQGIKEQHDFKFTRKDGCNLWAIVATNPIFDQTGQYIGVLGMITDITERKAAEEALRQSEAQLRQQTNQLEQAFRELQQTQAKLVQSEKMSSLGQLVAGVAHEINNPVNFIYGNITHISDYTQELLNLLSLYEKHYPHPVPEIQAYVEMSDFQFMKNDLPKLLASIKVGAERIRQIVLSLRNFSRLDEAEMKVVDIHEGIENTLLILQHRLKQVGGTLGIQLVKEYGKLPLVECYPGQLNQVFMNILSNAIDALEEAIGNGSRVVNHGEESTHEQLPTIRIHTQMLNTNQVAIYIADNGPGMSQEVQQRVFDPFFTTKSIGKGTGLGLSISYQIVEKHGGQLKCISAAGQGAEFTIEIPIHQTSRQPALVKPSALFLEPYKS; via the coding sequence TTGTCAAAAGATTTTATTCCCCACGGGCATTGTTACCTGTGGAAGCCTGGATTAGTGTGGCTGCACATTACATCTGATATTTTGATCGCAGTCGCTTATTATTCGATTCCAATCATGCTGGTATATTTTGTCTCCAAAAGGCGAGATATGCCCTTTTATGGGATATTCCTGTTGTTTGGAACATTCATTGTTGCGTGCGGTACGACGCATCTAGCAGAGGTGGCGACGCTGTGGCATCCGTATTATTGGTTATCAGGATTCTTGAAAGCCTTTACGGCTGGGGTTTCTGTGTATACGGCGTTGATGCTAATGCCCTTAATTCCTCAAGCACTTGCATTTCCTAGTCCAGCGCTATTGGAAACTGCCAACAACACACTAGAAAAGGAAATTGCCGAGCGCCAAGCCACTGAAGAAGAACTACGAAAACTCACATTAGAGTTAGAAAGACGAGTTGAAGAAAGGACTGCGGCGCTACAATCTGCCAACATCTTGTTACAACAGGAAATTGTCGAACGCCAGCAGACAGAAGCGGCGTTACGGGAAAGCGAAGCGCAATATCGTCGCATTGTCGAAACCACGACTGAGGGAATCTGGGTTCTCGACACCGCAGGCAATACATCTTTTGCGAACAATCAGATGGCCCAAATGCTAGGCTATACCATCCCTGAGATGCTAGGTCAGACTTTATTTGCATTCATGGATGAAGAAGGTCAGGCGATCGCGATCGCTCAGATGGAACGTCGCCGCCAAGGAATTAAAGAACAACATGACTTTAAATTCACCCGTAAAGATGGCTGTAACTTGTGGGCGATTGTTGCTACAAATCCCATCTTCGATCAAACAGGGCAATACATCGGTGTCTTAGGAATGATTACCGACATTACCGAACGTAAAGCCGCCGAGGAAGCCTTACGGCAATCGGAAGCGCAATTGAGACAACAAACAAACCAGCTAGAACAAGCTTTTCGAGAACTGCAACAAACCCAAGCGAAGCTCGTTCAGAGCGAAAAAATGTCCAGTTTGGGGCAGTTAGTCGCCGGAGTTGCTCACGAAATTAATAACCCAGTCAACTTCATCTACGGCAATATCACCCACATCAGCGACTATACTCAGGAACTGCTCAACCTGCTGTCCCTCTACGAGAAACACTATCCTCATCCGGTTCCTGAAATTCAAGCCTATGTAGAGATGAGCGACTTCCAATTTATGAAGAACGATCTCCCAAAGCTGCTGGCGTCGATCAAGGTGGGGGCAGAACGCATCCGCCAAATTGTCTTGTCGCTGCGTAACTTCTCCCGACTGGATGAAGCGGAAATGAAAGTCGTTGATATTCATGAGGGAATTGAAAACACTTTGCTGATTTTGCAGCATCGCTTGAAACAAGTCGGAGGCACTTTAGGCATTCAACTGGTCAAAGAGTATGGCAAGTTGCCGCTAGTCGAGTGCTACCCAGGTCAGCTCAACCAAGTGTTTATGAATATTCTCAGCAATGCAATTGATGCCCTCGAAGAGGCAATCGGGAATGGGTCACGGGTTGTGAATCATGGGGAAGAAAGTACCCATGAACAATTACCTACGATTCGGATTCATACTCAAATGCTAAACACCAATCAGGTAGCAATCTACATCGCTGATAACGGCCCTGGTATGAGTCAAGAGGTGCAGCAACGAGTGTTCGATCCGTTCTTTACCACAAAAAGCATCGGCAAAGGCACGGGGTTGGGGTTATCCATTAGTTATCAGATTGTGGAAAAACACGGTGGTCAATTAAAATGTATTTCCGCAGCGGGACAAGGGGCAGAATTTACCATCGAAATTCCAATTCACCAGACCAGTCGGCAGCCTGCTTTAGTGAAGCCATCTGCCTTGTTTTTAGAGCCGTATAAATCTTGA
- a CDS encoding DUF2358 domain-containing protein, protein MRVEYQLQVEQVVETLKNDLPMLFERDISYDIYTQDIYFEDPVNKFKWKFNYRIIFWTLRFHAQLFFTEIFFDLHDVEQKDEETIRANWTVRGVLRLPWKPRLFFNGYSTYNLNKDGLIYNHIDTWDRKPSEILKQFLKKGGNI, encoded by the coding sequence ATGCGGGTGGAATATCAATTACAAGTAGAACAAGTGGTGGAAACGCTTAAAAATGATCTACCCATGCTTTTTGAAAGAGATATTTCCTACGACATTTATACGCAGGATATCTACTTTGAAGATCCAGTGAATAAATTTAAATGGAAATTCAACTATCGGATTATCTTTTGGACGTTGCGATTTCACGCGCAGCTATTTTTTACAGAAATATTTTTCGATCTTCATGATGTGGAGCAGAAAGATGAAGAGACGATTAGGGCAAATTGGACTGTGCGCGGTGTTTTGCGCCTTCCGTGGAAACCTCGCCTATTTTTTAATGGCTACTCTACGTATAACCTTAATAAAGATGGGTTAATTTACAATCACATCGATACATGGGATCGCAAACCCAGCGAGATTTTGAAGCAGTTCCTGAAAAAGGGAGGGAATATCTAA
- a CDS encoding PAS domain-containing sensor histidine kinase yields the protein MNNPKHPSEPTEPLAKAESELNAFFNLSLDLLGICGQDRYFQKLNPAWESVLGWTLEELMSRPWIEFVHPDDVNATLTASGESADNAIAHFENRYLCQDGSYRWLSWRTLPHQNGCFYAVAKDITEHKAVELELQQLTAQVKQQSTNLDQILSASPDRIYLIDRAGKYADTSLAGAKALGFQRSDVVGKTWQELGLQLENMGSIEADHQTVFSTGQPMTGEAYLPAIEGFRHYEYTITPIHNPDASVDAILSTVRDITSQKWAAAALKEANEELERRVEERTAELQQVNEQLRDEISQSRRHAALRQCAEAARRESEERFRRVFDDAPIGITLVRKPDCRFFMVNRAFCEILGYTESELTALNLFEINHPEDLETETPYLKQIIQGDIDSYQLEKRYIKKNQEICWVKLTATVIRNEIGEVLYELGMVEDITERKRADAEIRNAMEKEGELCELRSRFVTTVSHEFRTPLSIIILSARLLERFPHQASEEKKREYFARIQAAAKNMTHLLDDVLFIGKAEAKKLAFNPAPLDLEKFCHDLVEDIQVTISKQHAIAFACQGQSTHFCMDEKLLRQIFTNLLSNAIKYSPKGGNIQFDLVCEQGTALFFIRDKGIGIPPEARTRLFESFHRADNVGTIPGTGLGLSIVKNCVDLHGGKIAVNSEIGVGTTFAVTLYSSNCGSKVEAINPLVRAS from the coding sequence GTGAACAATCCCAAGCATCCAAGCGAACCGACTGAGCCGCTGGCGAAAGCAGAGTCCGAACTCAATGCATTTTTTAACCTGTCCCTCGATCTCTTAGGCATTTGCGGGCAAGATAGGTACTTCCAGAAACTCAACCCCGCCTGGGAGAGCGTTTTGGGCTGGACGCTGGAAGAATTGATGTCGCGCCCTTGGATTGAATTTGTCCATCCAGATGATGTTAATGCAACGCTAACCGCATCCGGAGAATCTGCTGACAATGCGATCGCTCATTTTGAAAATCGCTATCTCTGCCAGGATGGCAGCTATCGATGGCTGTCTTGGAGAACGTTACCGCATCAAAATGGATGCTTCTATGCAGTTGCCAAAGATATCACCGAGCATAAAGCCGTTGAGTTAGAACTACAACAACTCACCGCCCAAGTTAAGCAACAATCCACAAACCTCGACCAAATTCTCTCAGCTTCTCCAGATCGGATTTATCTGATCGATAGAGCGGGAAAATATGCCGATACTAGCCTTGCAGGTGCCAAGGCACTAGGGTTCCAGCGTAGCGACGTGGTAGGGAAGACATGGCAAGAACTCGGCTTGCAACTGGAAAATATGGGGTCAATTGAAGCGGACCATCAGACAGTATTTTCTACCGGGCAACCGATGACTGGCGAAGCTTACCTTCCCGCCATCGAGGGTTTCAGGCACTACGAGTACACTATCACCCCCATCCATAATCCAGATGCCAGTGTGGATGCAATCCTCAGCACTGTCAGAGATATTACCAGTCAAAAGTGGGCAGCCGCCGCCCTAAAAGAAGCCAACGAAGAACTAGAACGTAGAGTAGAAGAGCGTACAGCAGAATTACAACAGGTAAACGAGCAACTCCGGGATGAAATTAGCCAAAGTCGGCGACACGCTGCGCTGCGCCAATGTGCAGAAGCAGCACGGCGCGAGAGCGAAGAAAGATTCCGCCGAGTTTTTGATGATGCTCCTATCGGTATCACCTTAGTCAGAAAACCTGACTGTCGGTTTTTCATGGTGAATCGAGCCTTTTGTGAAATTTTGGGTTATACGGAGTCAGAACTGACCGCCCTCAACCTTTTCGAGATTAACCATCCCGAAGATTTGGAAACAGAAACGCCTTATCTCAAGCAAATCATTCAGGGAGATATAGACAGCTATCAGCTTGAGAAGCGTTATATCAAGAAAAACCAAGAAATTTGCTGGGTGAAGTTAACGGCAACGGTAATCCGGAATGAAATTGGAGAAGTCCTCTATGAATTAGGCATGGTTGAAGACATCACCGAGCGGAAACGAGCTGATGCTGAAATTCGGAATGCGATGGAAAAAGAAGGGGAACTCTGCGAACTGCGTTCTCGCTTTGTTACCACCGTATCCCACGAATTTCGCACCCCGTTGAGCATCATCATTCTATCTGCCAGATTACTAGAACGTTTCCCACATCAAGCAAGTGAAGAAAAAAAACGCGAGTATTTTGCTCGCATTCAAGCAGCTGCCAAGAATATGACCCATCTATTAGATGATGTGTTGTTTATTGGTAAAGCCGAAGCCAAGAAGCTCGCCTTTAATCCAGCACCTTTAGATTTAGAAAAGTTCTGTCACGACCTCGTGGAAGATATCCAAGTGACAATTAGCAAGCAACACGCGATCGCTTTCGCTTGTCAAGGTCAAAGTACGCATTTTTGTATGGATGAAAAGTTGCTTCGGCAAATTTTTACGAATTTGCTTTCAAATGCCATCAAGTATTCCCCGAAAGGCGGCAATATTCAGTTCGACTTAGTTTGCGAACAAGGAACAGCACTTTTTTTCATCCGAGATAAAGGAATCGGCATTCCTCCCGAAGCCAGAACGCGGTTATTTGAATCTTTTCATCGAGCTGATAATGTGGGGACGATTCCGGGTACTGGATTAGGACTTTCTATCGTAAAAAATTGTGTAGATTTACACGGTGGAAAAATTGCAGTAAACAGTGAAATTGGAGTGGGAACGACCTTTGCTGTTACCCTTTATTCAAGTAATTGTGGGTCTAAAGTAGAGGCAATTAATCCTCTGGTTCGAGCTTCATAA
- a CDS encoding DUF4212 domain-containing protein produces the protein MHQDKRQAYWRANTALIRNLLIVWALVSLVFSILLVEPLNAVRFGNVPLGFWMAQQGSIFVFVGLIFIYAVQMDKLDRKYDIDE, from the coding sequence ATGCATCAAGATAAACGTCAGGCTTACTGGCGAGCCAATACTGCTTTAATTCGGAATCTTTTGATCGTTTGGGCGCTAGTATCCCTCGTTTTTAGCATTCTGTTAGTTGAGCCATTGAATGCGGTGCGTTTTGGTAACGTTCCTCTCGGCTTTTGGATGGCACAGCAGGGTTCTATTTTTGTCTTTGTAGGGCTGATTTTCATCTACGCCGTGCAGATGGACAAGCTCGATCGCAAATACGATATCGATGAGTGA
- a CDS encoding sodium:solute symporter family protein codes for MSVEIWTILLVSLSFIGYLYIGWQSRVKESAGFFVAGRGVPPIANGAATAADWMSAASFISMAGLISFLGYDGSIYLMGWTGGYVLLALLLAPYLRKFGKYTVPDFVGDRYYSNVARLVAVVAAVFVSMTYVAGQMRGVGIVFSRFLQVDVSTGVIIGMVIVGFFSVLGGMKGITWTQVAQYGVLIIAYLIPAIAIAMLLTGNPIPQLAFPFSDIVPKLNQIQVDLGFQEYTKPFVNKSMLDVLFTTIALMVGTAGLPHVIVRFYTVPDVRAARYSAGWALLFIAILYTSAPALATFARYNLIDSLHNQTIQEIHQLDWVNKWENTKLLTFEDKNGDGRIQLTPDKATSEIGIDPDIIVLSTPEVAKLAPWVIGLVATGGLAAALSTASGLLLVISSAVAHDIYYRIINPGASESLRVMVGRIMVGFAIAIAGYFGINPPGFVAQVVAFAFGLAAASFFPVIILGIFDKRTNREGAIAGMLAGLIFTISYIAGVKFYGMPPWFFGVSAEGIGTLGMAINFVVTWVVSRLTPPPPLEIQEMVEELRTPGGEPVASSSH; via the coding sequence ATGTCAGTTGAAATCTGGACTATTTTATTGGTTAGTCTTTCTTTCATTGGGTACCTCTACATCGGTTGGCAGTCACGCGTTAAAGAAAGTGCAGGTTTTTTCGTGGCGGGACGTGGAGTCCCACCCATCGCCAACGGTGCAGCAACAGCAGCAGATTGGATGTCGGCGGCGTCGTTTATCTCAATGGCAGGGTTGATTTCCTTCTTGGGTTACGACGGCTCGATCTATCTGATGGGTTGGACGGGTGGCTATGTTCTGCTGGCGTTGTTGCTGGCTCCCTATTTGCGGAAGTTCGGTAAATATACGGTGCCGGACTTTGTGGGCGATCGCTATTACTCCAATGTCGCCCGTTTAGTGGCAGTTGTGGCGGCAGTTTTTGTTTCCATGACCTACGTCGCGGGACAGATGCGGGGTGTGGGAATTGTGTTCAGCCGCTTCTTGCAAGTGGATGTAAGCACTGGCGTGATCATTGGGATGGTGATTGTCGGCTTTTTCTCCGTTTTAGGGGGAATGAAGGGGATTACCTGGACTCAGGTGGCACAGTACGGCGTGTTGATTATTGCCTACTTGATTCCCGCGATCGCGATCGCCATGCTGCTCACCGGCAACCCGATCCCCCAACTGGCGTTCCCTTTTAGCGATATTGTCCCGAAATTAAACCAAATCCAGGTTGACCTCGGTTTTCAGGAATACACCAAACCGTTTGTCAACAAATCGATGCTGGATGTTTTGTTTACCACCATTGCTTTGATGGTGGGAACTGCGGGACTTCCCCATGTCATCGTGCGCTTTTACACAGTTCCTGATGTCCGTGCGGCGCGTTACTCAGCGGGTTGGGCGCTGCTATTTATCGCGATACTCTACACTAGCGCCCCCGCGCTCGCAACGTTTGCCCGTTATAACCTGATCGACAGTTTGCACAACCAGACGATTCAGGAAATTCATCAACTCGACTGGGTGAACAAGTGGGAAAACACCAAGCTGCTTACTTTTGAAGATAAGAACGGGGATGGGCGGATTCAGCTGACGCCCGATAAAGCCACCAGCGAGATCGGCATCGATCCGGATATTATCGTTCTCTCAACACCAGAAGTGGCAAAACTCGCTCCGTGGGTGATTGGCTTGGTGGCGACGGGAGGGTTAGCGGCGGCGCTGTCTACCGCATCCGGTTTGCTTTTGGTAATCTCCAGTGCGGTTGCTCACGATATCTACTACCGCATCATTAATCCAGGTGCGTCAGAATCGCTGCGAGTGATGGTGGGTCGAATTATGGTCGGGTTTGCGATCGCGATTGCCGGATACTTCGGCATCAATCCCCCCGGTTTTGTCGCGCAGGTAGTGGCTTTTGCCTTTGGTTTGGCAGCAGCCAGCTTTTTCCCAGTCATCATTTTAGGCATCTTCGACAAGCGGACAAATCGGGAAGGCGCGATCGCCGGGATGTTAGCTGGTCTTATCTTTACCATCTCCTACATTGCGGGTGTCAAATTTTATGGGATGCCACCCTGGTTTTTCGGCGTTTCTGCTGAGGGAATTGGCACCTTGGGCATGGCGATCAATTTTGTTGTCACCTGGGTTGTTTCGCGTCTAACTCCGCCACCGCCGCTAGAAATACAGGAAATGGTGGAAGAGTTACGCACCCCAGGTGGGGAACCAGTCGCTTCGTCAAGCCATTGA
- a CDS encoding HNH endonuclease: MGKVLVLNASYEPLNITSWRRAAVLLIKGKAERVEHNGKYVYSEFPLPTVIRLRYYVRVPYKEIPLTRRNILHRDSHSCQYCGYTGDDLTLDHVIPRSRGGGDTWENIVTACVRCNVNKGSRTPKEANMILRQPPRKPYSSLHFEVAKHLKSGTHQEWKKYVIGL; this comes from the coding sequence ATGGGCAAGGTTCTGGTGTTAAACGCCTCTTATGAACCGCTCAACATCACCAGCTGGCGGCGGGCTGCTGTCTTGTTGATCAAAGGGAAAGCAGAGCGGGTTGAACACAACGGCAAATACGTCTACTCAGAGTTTCCACTCCCGACGGTTATTCGGCTGCGCTACTATGTCCGGGTTCCTTATAAGGAAATTCCCCTGACTCGTCGAAATATCCTCCACCGCGATAGTCATTCTTGTCAATATTGCGGTTATACCGGGGACGATTTAACGCTCGATCATGTAATTCCCCGCTCTCGTGGCGGCGGCGATACCTGGGAAAACATTGTCACCGCCTGCGTGCGCTGCAATGTTAATAAAGGCAGCCGCACCCCCAAGGAAGCCAACATGATTTTGCGGCAGCCGCCTCGCAAGCCTTACAGTAGTCTGCACTTTGAAGTTGCGAAACACCTCAAAAGTGGTACGCATCAGGAGTGGAAAAAATATGTGATCGGCCTTTAG